In the Catenulispora sp. GP43 genome, ACGACACCACGGAGAACGCAGCCAGGAGCACGATGATCGTGCGCGGCAGGTCGTCCTCGGACATGGCCCGAGTTTATTCGCACTCTGAGATGCCGCGGCAGCCGGTGAACCCCACCGCCCGATGACTTTCCGCGCACTCCCGAATCCGCCCAGCGACCCCCCGCGTTGTGAACCGGATGGCGCGCCCGCCAGGCGCGCGCCATCCGGCCGCTCTCCAATTGCCCGCGCAGGGCCCTTGCTATCCCCGTCGTCGCCGAATCTCTACCTTCGAGCGTGTCACCAGGACCGCTCCGATCCCGGCGAGCATCGGAACGATCACGATCGTGCCGAGCAGGAACCACCACGGGATCGCCAGGTAGCTCCGGGCGTGGACGCCGACCCCGGCCCGCCCCTGCAACGCCGACCGTACGAAGCTGTGCGACCGGGCCTCGACCACCGCCACCGCCGGCACCAGACCGGTCGCCGAGCCCAGCACGGCGCCCATCGCGGCGGTGATCGTGGCCTGCGATCCGGCCAGGGTGCGGCGCACGCGCGGGCGCGCGCCGACCGCCGCCAGGGTCTCCAGGTCGGCCTGGCCGTCGGTGATGGCAAGGCCCGTGGAGATGGCCGCGGCGCCGAGGGTCACGAACGCCGCGACGGCGGCCAGGGCCAGCATCGTGGTGTCGCCGCCGCCCTGGTAGCCGCGCTCGACCTTGAGCAGCGCGGTGGTGCCCAGGGCCTCGGCGGCGGCGTTGGCGCGCTCCTCCTCGGCCTTGGTCGGCATGCGCGTGGTGTCGAACAGGATCATCGAGGGCTGGTACCTCACGCCGTAGCGGGCCGCCGCCGAGGCCGGGATCAGGGCCCTGACGCCGTTGACGGCGCTGCCGTCCTTCGTCGTGGCCACGGCCGCCGGCAGGGTCAGCGGGGCCGGCGCCGGTCCGCCGCAGAACGGCGCGAACTGCTGGCGGACGATGTCCGGCAGCTGCGCGTCGGACGGCGGGCAGCTGCGTTGCAGGGCGATGGTCGCGCTCGCCGGACCGGAGAGATCGTAGGGGCTGAACACGACCATGCCGCCGGCCGCCAGCACCTTCTCGGCCTGCGGATCGACGGTCCCGGTGAGCGCGCGCAGGGTGGCGGCGTCCCCGGGCACGACCTGGCCGCCGCTGAACGCCGCGACACAGCGCGGGTCGGACTGGATCAGCGACTCGCTGTCGCCGCCGGAGGGGAACGTGACGAGGCCCTGGCCGCCGTTGAAGAACGGGCAGTCGTCGGCCACGGTGCGTTTGACGACGATGTCCACCGGCACGAAGCCGGTGAAGTCCTGGGTCGGGATCACCGCGGCGGACCGGACCGGCAGCGTGGCGCTGATCGCGGCGATGGCCTTGCCGGCGTCCGCGGGCTTGTCGCTCGGGCCGCCCGCGGGGACGCCGCCGTACCCGATGCCGAACGGGTACGGCCGGCCGTTCTGCTGCGCGGCGGCGGCCCCGAACATCAGGGCCACCTGCCCGGGTCGCAGGGTGCTGTGATACTGCGCGCGGCCCCGGGCGTCGTCGGTGGTCAGCAGTGTCGCCACCGCGGTCGAGCCGGCCACGGCGGCCAGGATCGCCGCGACCGCCGGCGCCGTGCGGCCCCGGTTGCGGGCGCTGTCGCGCAGCGCCATCCGGCCGGTCAGCGGCAGCAGCCGGCCCGCCTTGCCGGTCAGCGCCACCAGCAGCGGGGTGCAGGCCACCACGCCGAGCTCGCAGACCGCGATCCCGGCGACCAACGGCACGGTGTGGATCCCGGGCTTGTAGACGGCGTAGGCGGTCGCGGCCATGCCGGCGGCCAGCACCACGACACCGAGCAGCGCCAGCTTCCACGGCACGCCGCGCGCCCCGCGCCGTCCGCCGGTGAGCGCCTGGAGCACATGCTGCCGCCCGGTGATGACCGCGGGGATCAGCGCCGCGATCAGCCCGGTCACCACGCCGATCAGCGCCGCCCCGGCCAGGTCGCCCGGCGCGATCCGGAACGCCCCGGGCTCGCGGTGCGTGAGGGTCACCGCCTCCGGCAGCGCCAGCCGGCCCAGCCCGATCCCGGCCACCGCGCCGACCACGCCGCCGACGGCGCCCAGCACCAGCCCGTCGGCCAGCACCACGGCCCGCACCATGCGCTGGTCGGCGCCGGCCGCGCCCATCAGCCCGAAGTCGCGCCGCCGCTTGCGCGCCCCGACCGCGAACGCGGGCCCGGCCAGCAGCACCACCTCCAGCAGCGCCATGACGATGCCGAGGGCGCCCACCGCGACCAGTGCCTGGGTCAGCCTGCTGCTGCCGACCGAGGCCGCCTGGTAGTGCTGCATCAGCGGCACCGCGGAGTCCGGCGGGGGGTTCTCGGCGACTTGCAGGGACTCCGCGGAGTAGCCGTTCTGGTTCAGCTTCAGCACCTGCGCCCAGCTCAGGCCACCGGGGACCTGCGCGAGCCACTGCGCCGGGCCCGGGTTGTTCTGGGCGCTCTGGCTGTCCTGGGCATCTTGGGAATCCTGGGCATCTTGGGAGTCTTGGGCATCTTGGGAGTCTTGGGCGTTCTGGGCTGCGGGCAGCGTGCCGGGGTAGGCGACGAGCCGGTCGGCGTCCAGATGCGAGGGGTCGTCGTACT is a window encoding:
- a CDS encoding FtsX-like permease family protein, translated to MVWKVAVRIARREALRHKGRSALVAAMLALPVAGASAADTLYHTTKLTTVEQVRRDIGHADALVSFVAPAPIEQLPDGTVPSTPQAAGMLAGALQGTQIASPLDAGALPPGSRLVPMPAPQELRVSSPQGAYSVQGAERDLADPLLDGLYVKKAGRAPHAKGEVTLSTSLLSALDKRIGDQVSAEFLSAGEQPGADGRLPEHQLTIVGEYDDPSHLDADRLVAYPGTLPAAQNAQDSQDAQDSQDAQDSQDAQDSQSAQNNPGPAQWLAQVPGGLSWAQVLKLNQNGYSAESLQVAENPPPDSAVPLMQHYQAASVGSSRLTQALVAVGALGIVMALLEVVLLAGPAFAVGARKRRRDFGLMGAAGADQRMVRAVVLADGLVLGAVGGVVGAVAGIGLGRLALPEAVTLTHREPGAFRIAPGDLAGAALIGVVTGLIAALIPAVITGRQHVLQALTGGRRGARGVPWKLALLGVVVLAAGMAATAYAVYKPGIHTVPLVAGIAVCELGVVACTPLLVALTGKAGRLLPLTGRMALRDSARNRGRTAPAVAAILAAVAGSTAVATLLTTDDARGRAQYHSTLRPGQVALMFGAAAAQQNGRPYPFGIGYGGVPAGGPSDKPADAGKAIAAISATLPVRSAAVIPTQDFTGFVPVDIVVKRTVADDCPFFNGGQGLVTFPSGGDSESLIQSDPRCVAAFSGGQVVPGDAATLRALTGTVDPQAEKVLAAGGMVVFSPYDLSGPASATIALQRSCPPSDAQLPDIVRQQFAPFCGGPAPAPLTLPAAVATTKDGSAVNGVRALIPASAAARYGVRYQPSMILFDTTRMPTKAEEERANAAAEALGTTALLKVERGYQGGGDTTMLALAAVAAFVTLGAAAISTGLAITDGQADLETLAAVGARPRVRRTLAGSQATITAAMGAVLGSATGLVPAVAVVEARSHSFVRSALQGRAGVGVHARSYLAIPWWFLLGTIVIVPMLAGIGAVLVTRSKVEIRRRRG